Within the Pseudonocardia alni genome, the region CGCGACATCGTCCCCGCCCTGGGTGACGCCGAGGTCCTGGAGCACCTCGCGGGCCTGCGCCCGGCCCGCCCGGAGGTGCGGCTGGAGGCCGAGCCCGCCACCGCGACCCGGCCGCGGGTGATCCACGACTACGGGCACGGCGGTTCCGGCATCACCCTGTCCTGGGGCTGCGCCGGCGACGTCGCGGACCTCGCCGACGCCCCCTGACCCGGTCAGGACATCCGCGGCTGCCCGTTCGACGCGGACAGCCCGCCGTCGACGGGCAGGTTGACCCCGGTGACGAACCGCGCGTCGGGCCCGGCGAGGAAGGCGATCACGTCGGCGACCTCGCCGGGGTCGCCGCCGCGGCCCATCGGGATGCGGTCGGCGAAGCGGGCCATCAGGTCCTCGTCGCCGGTCATGCCCTCGGTCATCTCCGTGTGGGTCAGCGACGGGCTGACCGCGTTGACCCGGACCCCCTCGCCGCCGTGGTCGAGCGCCATCGCCCGGGTGAGGTTGACGACGGCGCCCTTCGCCGAGTTGTAGGCGACGTTCGCCCAGTCCCCGCCCAGCCCGGACACCGAGGTCACGTTCACGATCGACCCCCGGGTCGTGCGCAGGTGCGGCACCGCGGCGCGAGAGGCGAAGAAGACCCCGTCGACGTCGACGGCGTGCACGAACCGCCACTGTTCGGTCGAGGTCTGCTCCGCGGTGCCCGGCCGGGCGACCGCGGCGTTGTTGACCAGCGTGTCCAGCCGCCCGAAGCCGGACGCGACCTCGTCGACGAGGTGGGTGATCGCCTCCTCGTCGGACGAGTCGGCGACCAGCACGTGCATCCGTTCGGCGACCGCCGGGTCGGCGCCGGCCACCACGTCGTCGAGCTTCTCCTTCGTCCGCCCGGTCAGCACGACCGTGGCCCCGTCCGCCGCGAACCGCCGCGCGGTGGCGGCGCCGATGCCCGAGCCCGCTCCGGTGACGATCGCGACCGTGCCGTCCTTCGTTCCCATGATCGGCGGATACCCGGGGTGGGCTCACACGATGCAGAAGTCGTTGCCCTCCGGGTCGGCCATCCACAGGTGGTCCACATGTGGAGAACCCGGGGACAGGTGCTCCTCGACGACCCGGGCGCCGAGCGCGCACAGCCGTCGTGCCTCCGCCGCCAGGCGCTCGCCGCGCAGCTCGGCGGGCAGGTGCCGGCCGCCGGAGACCTGCAGGTCCGGGTGCAACCGGTTCTTCACCGTGCGGGGCTCGTCGACCCGCAGGAACGAGATCCGCGGGCCCGCGCCGTCCGGGTCGCTGATCGCGGCGACGTCACCCCACTCGTCGGCGGGCACCTCGTGGTGGACCATCCACGCCTCCCAGCTCTCGAACCCGGTCGGCGGAGGGGCGGGGGCGTAGCCGAGCGCGGCACTCCAGAACTCCGCGAGCAGGCGTGCGTCGGCACAGTCGACGGTGATCGTCCAGGGGGTCGCCATGGGTGGAGGCTACGGCCGGGCCCCGACCGTTCCGCGGTGGCGCGGGTCGCGCCGACGCCCGGTCACGGGGTAGCTTTCCGCATCCGATCACCCGGTGCACCGGTGGAGGGCGAGTGAACGGACAACCGCCCGGCAACGGAGTGCGACGGCTGAGCCTGCGCATGGGGTCGGCGGCCGACGTCGAACGGTTCGCCGCGGAGTTCTACGCAGGCGCGGTCGTACGGCCGGTGGGCGACGGCCGCGACTTCGAAATGGGGAACGAGACCGTCGCCGCCCCGGGGTTCTCGCTGAGCGCTCTGTGGGTCACCGCCGAGATCGACGCGACGGTCGACCCGGTCGAGAACGCCTTCATGATCGACCTGGTGCAGGGCGGACGCATGCGCCTGGACACCGAGGCGTACGGCACCGTGCTGCTGCAGCCCGGCGACGTCGGCGTGCTCCCGCCCGAGGGCCGCTTCCGGGACCTCGCCGAGGACATCGACCTCGACGTCGTCGCCCTCGACACAGCGGCCCTGACCCGCTGGGCCGGGCAGGTGCACGGCGTCGCGGTCGACCGGGTGCGACTGTCCGGGATCACCCCGCTGAGCGGGGCGCACGCGCGGCGCTGGGCCACGACCGTGGTGCACGTGCGCGACCGGGTGCTCGGCAACCCGATGCTGCTGGACGGGTCCGTCGCCCTCGACGAGGCGTTCGGGCTGCTGGCCTCGCGGTTCCTGGAGACGTTCCCGAACACCGTGCTCGACGAGGCCGGCCGGCGCGGGAGCGCACGCACCCCGGCCCTGCCCTCCCGTCTGGTCCGCAGCGTGACCGAGCACCTGCGCACCCACGCGCACCGGCCGTTCGACCCCGCGGAGCTGGCCCGGCTGACCGGGGGCCCGGCCCGGGCCGCCGTCGCCGGGCTGCGGCGGGCCGGGACGGACCCGGCCGCCGTGCTGTGGCGGGCCCGGCTCGACGGTGTGCGCGCCGACCTCCGCGCCTCCGGCGACGCGACGTCGGTCGGCCGCATCGCGGGCCGCTGGGGCTTCCTGCGTCCAGGCGGGTTCCGCGTGGCCTACACGCGCGCCTTCGGCGAGCCCCCCGAGCAGACCGCGGGCCGCTGACGCGCACTCGTCCCGCCGAGAAGTGCTCAGGTACTTCCCGACGTGCGGGCCTTGGTCAGGTGGACCAGCTCGTAGGTGCCGGCGCCCGCCCGGTGCGTCTCGACGTAGCCGGCCCGCCGGTACAGGCGGAGGTTGCCCGCGCTGTGCTCGCCGGTGAACAGCGCGACGGTCGTCACGGCGTCGCCGAGCCGGCCCCGGTCGTCGCGGACGCCCCAGGCCGTCACCGAGGCGCGGCCGAGCTCCTCGCGGACCGCGGGCAGCTCCTCGGTCAACGGTGGGAGGGACAGGTCGTCGTGCGCCCGGGCCTCGGTGACGTAGGCGGCCCGCTGCAGCGTGAGGACCTCGCCCGCATCGGACGGGCCGAGTCGCACGGGGGCGGGGGCGTCGGCGGTCATGGGTACAGGACAGCACGACGGCGCCGCCGCCCCGCGGATCACCGCGCCCGCCCCGCCGGGTTCGGACGCCGGAGGTGGATCGAGCCGCCTGTCCGACGTCGGGCCGACCGGACGCACCGCCCCGACCACGTCGATCAGTACCTGAGTGCTGTCCGGCAGGCCCACGACAGCGCTGATGTACTGATCGACGTCCCGGATCCGTGCCGGCAGCTCGGGTGCGGAGCCCCGGGGAAGGGGGTGCCGACGACGGAACGGCCGGTCGTGCGGGTCAGGCCTTCTCGTTCTCCCGGGCCCGCAGGTCCTTGCGCAGGATCTTGCCCGAGGCCGACTTCGGGATCTGGTCGATGAACTCGACCACGCGCACCTTCTTGTGCGGCGCGACCTTCTCGGCGACGAAGCCCATGACGTCGTCCTCGGTCAGGTCCGCACCCGAGGCCTGCTTCACCACGAACGCCTTCGGGACCTCCTCGCCGTCGGCGTCCTTGACCCCGATGACCGCGGTGTCGGCGATCTTGTCGTGGGTCAGCAGCAGCGCCTCCAGCTCGGCGGGCGGCACCTGGTAGCCCTTGTACTTGATGAGCTCCTTGACCCGGTCGACGATCGAGTAGACGCCCTCGTCGTCGACGACGGCGATGTCACCGGTGTGCAGGAAGCCGTCGGCGTCCTTGGTGGCGTCGGTCGCCTCGGAGTTGTTGAGGTACCCGACCATCACGTTCGGGCCCTTCACCCATAGCTCGCCGCGCTCGCCGACGCCGACCTCCTTGCCGGACTCCGGGTCGACCAGCTTGCACTCGATGTTCGGCAGCGCGAAGCCCGACGAGTTCAGGTCGAGGTCGCCGCGGTCGTCGGGCATGCAGTGGCTGACCGGGGACAGCTCGGTCATGCCGTAGCCCTGCAGCACGGTGCAGTCCAGCCGCTTGGCGACGGCGCGGCCGAGCTCGCCGTCCAGCGGGGCGGCACCGGAGAAGACCGTCTTCACGCAGGACAGGTCGAACTTGTCGATGATCGGGTGCTTGGCCAGCGCGACGGCGACCGGCGGGGCGATGTAGAGCCGGTCGACCTGCAGGTCCTGGGTGATGGTCAGGAACTGCTCGAGGTCGAACTTCGGCATGGTGACGACGGTGGCGCGCGCGTGCAGACCCTGGTTCATCATCACGGTCATGCCGTAGATGTGGAAGAACGGCAGGAACGCCATGATCTTGGTCTCGCTGGTCACGTCGCCCATGGCCTGGATCTGGAGCAGGTTCGCCACCAGGTTGCGGTGGGTCAGCACCACGCCCTTGGCCAGGCCGGTGGTGCCCGACGAGTACGGCAGCACCGCGGTGTCGGTCGCGGTGGTCGTCAGCTCGGGGGCCGGGGCGCCGGAGCCGACGAGATCGCGGAGCGAGTCGTGGCCCTCGGTGGCGTCGATGGTGAGCACGACGTCCTCGGACAGTCCCGCCTCCTTCGCCCCGGCCACGGCCCGGTCGAGGAACGGCGAGACGGTGATGACCATCTTCGCGCCGGAGTCCTTCAGCTGGTGGGCCAGCTCGCCGCCGGTGTACATCGAGTTCGCGCTGGTCACGATGCCGTTGGCGCGCAGGATGCCGTGGAACAGCGCCGCCCACTGCGGCAGGTTCGGCGCGAACAGCGCGACGACGTCGCCGGTGCCGATGCCGCGGGCGGCGAGCCCGCCGGCGATCTTCTCGACCAGGCCGTGGAACTCGGTGTAGGTCAGCTGGTCACCGGTGGTGCCGTCGACGATCGCCGGCGCGTCCGCCCGGTCGCCGAACCCGTCGACGAACAGGAACTCGGTGAGAGAGACGTCAGGGATCTCGACGTCCGGGTACGGGCTGCGCAACGACAAGGTTCGCTCCTTCGCGAGGTCCTGCGGGGGACGGACGGCGCGGAGATCCGGCCGGGTTCGGCGTCATGCTAGAGGCACCGCGCCCGTACCGTCGTCGTGGCGCGGTGAAAAGTTACCCGCGGGTCACCGGAAGAGGTGCTCGAACGCGGTCAGGTTCGCGGTCGACTCGCCGTTCTCGCTGCGCCAGGCGTACTCGCGGCGGATCGAGGAGGCGAAGCCGAGCTCCAGGAAGGTGTTGAAGTCGCCGTCGGCGGCCTCCAGCACCGAGCCGAGGACACGGTCGAGCTCGTCCGCGGTGACGGCGTGGCGCGCCAGCCGCCCGACGAGGTGGATGTCCCCGACCCGGTCCAGGCAGTAGTGCACGCCGTAGAGCTTGGCGTTGCGCAGCAGCATGAACCGGTAGACGCCCTCGTGGTTCTCATCGGGCCTGCGGCACACGAACGCCTGCACCGCGAGGGTCTGCTCGCGCAGGATCAGCCAGGTCTGGGTCTGGAGCCGGGCCTCGCCGGGGAGGGTGACCAGCCACTGCCCGGGCCCGCGGTGGACGTGCTCGGCGCCGGAGTCGGCCAGCGCGGCCCCGATCCGCTGCTCCAGGTCGCTCATACGTCCCCCCGTCGCCGCGCCGCGAACTCGGTGCGGGCCTCGTCGTAGGCGCCCAGCAGGGCGTCGGTCGTGCGGTCCCAGGAGAAGCGGTGCGCGTGCGTCGCCGCGGTCCGCCCCATCTGCTCGCGACGGCCCGGGTCGAGCGCGAGCTCGCCCAGCGCGTCGGCCCAGTCGGAGATGTCGTGCCCGGTGACGAGCAGCCCGGACCGGCCCTCGGCGACGGCGACCGGCAGCCCGCCCACCCGGGTCGCCACCACCGGCGTCCCGCACGCCTGGGCCTCCAGCGCGACCAGCCCGAAGGACTCGTTGTGGCTCGGGACGGCGACGACGTCGGCCGCCCGGTAGACCGTCACCAGCTCGTCGCCGGCCCGGGGCGGCAGGAACCGGACGAGGTCGGTGATCCCCAGCTCGGCCGCCAGCTCGTGCAGCGACGTCGGCTCGGCCAGCCCCGACCCGGACGGCCCGCCCGCGACGAGCACGACGAGGCGCTCCCGCAGACCCGGTGCGCGCGCGGCCAGCTCGGCCGCGGCGCGCAGCAGCACGTCGGGGGCCTTGAGCCGCTGGATGCGTCCGACGAACGCCAGCACCATCGCCCCGGCGGGCAGGCCCAGCTCGGCGCGGGCCGCGGCGCGGTCCCCGGGCCGGAAGCGGTCGGTGTCCACCCCGGGCGGGATGGTGACGGTGCGGCGCGGGTCGGCGTCGTAGAGGTCCAGCAGCTGCTTGGACTCGATCTCGGTGTTCGCCACCAGCCGGTCGGCCTCGGCGACGACCTGGTCCTCGCCGATCACCCGCACCCGCGGCTCGGGGGTGTCCCCGGCGGCGAGCGCGGCGTTCTTGACCTTGGCCAGGGTGTGCGCGGAGTGCACCAGCGGCACCCCCCAGCGGTCCCGGGCCAGCCAGCCGACCTGACCGGACAGCCAGTAGTGGGAGTGCACGACGTCGTACCAGCCCGGGTCGTGGCGGGCCTCGGCCCGCAGCACCCCCGCGGTGAAGGCGCACAGCTGGCTCGGCAGGTCGTCCTTGCCGAGGCCCTCGAAGGGGCCCGCGGCGACGAACCGGACCGTCGCGCCGGGCTCCAGCTCGACCGTCGGTGGCTGCTCCGACGACGTGGCGCGGGTGAAGATCTCCGCCTGGACGCCGCGGCGGGCCATCCGGATCGCCGTCTGCGCGACGTAGACGTTCATCCCACCGGCGTCGCCGGTGCCGGGCTGCTCGGTCGGGGAGGTGTGCACCGACAGCACCGCGACCCGTCGGGGCAGTCGCTCACTCACCCGAGCATCCTGACACGGCGCCGGAGCGCCAGCGCAGCCACCAGCGCCCGCAGCGGGTCCGCGGCGTGCCAGTCGTCGCCGCGGCCGGGCCAGGCCGGGACGGTCACCGTCCCGCCGTCGTCGAGGTCGACGACCAGCTCGTCGTGCCGGTGCAGCCGCCCCGGGGGCGCGGTCTCCCCCAGCGCGGCCAGCGCCAGGACGACCTCGGGGTCGGCCGTCCACGGGCCGGGGGTGCCGGTGCCGCGGGCGGTCCCGGCGACCCGGTCCGAGGCCAGCGGCACGTCGAGCAGCTCCGCGAGGGCGGCGGGGTCGGGCCCGCCGGGGACGGCGGGCAGCGCGTCCAGCGCGGGCAGCACCCACGGCGCGTCGAGGACGACGGCGCGGTCGGTCGGCGCGACCGACCCGGTCACCGTGCGGACCCGGTCCGGTGGGTCGACGTCGTCGAGGTCCACCCGGCCGTCGGCGACGGCCGCGGCGAGCGCGGAGTAGGCGGCCGCGGCGACCTCCCCGGTCACCGCGCGCGCCGGGTCGGCCAGCCGGTCGAGCAGCTCGGTGACCTCGTCCGGCCCGTCGACGACGACCCGGTCCCGGACGCCGGCGGCGGCGAGCACCGCGTCGTCGACGCCGGGCAGGGCCCTGACCTCGTCGTAGAGCCCGGCCAGCCCGGTCGCCGAGCGCAGCCGCCACGTGCCGGCCAGCCGGCCGCCGAGGCGGACGTGGCGCGACAGCCACCAGGCGGTGTACCCGGTGAGCAGCGCGGCCCGGGTGTCGCGGTCGCCGGCGAGCAGGGCCAGCGCCGCGGGCCAGCGGTCGTCGGCGACGAGGTCGAGGTCGCGTACGGCGGGCGGAGGGTCGCCGTCGCCGGGGTAGTGCTCGGCGTCGTGCAGCACGTCGGGGTCGAACGCGACGACCGTGAACCGGTCCAGCACGCCGGCGGCGACCAGGGCGTCGCGGGGCACGTCGGCCCACTCCGGCCCCAGCACCCCGACGGGGGCGTCCGGGTCGAGCAGGTCCCGGAGGGCGGCGTCGGGCAGGACGAGCTCGTCGGCGCGGGCGGGGCGGCCGTCCTCGTCGGTGAGGGCGAGGGCCCCGAACCGCGGGTCCGGCGCGGCGCCGGGGGTGTCGAGCAGGGCGAGGACGGCGCGGGCCGCCG harbors:
- a CDS encoding helix-turn-helix domain-containing protein — translated: MNGQPPGNGVRRLSLRMGSAADVERFAAEFYAGAVVRPVGDGRDFEMGNETVAAPGFSLSALWVTAEIDATVDPVENAFMIDLVQGGRMRLDTEAYGTVLLQPGDVGVLPPEGRFRDLAEDIDLDVVALDTAALTRWAGQVHGVAVDRVRLSGITPLSGAHARRWATTVVHVRDRVLGNPMLLDGSVALDEAFGLLASRFLETFPNTVLDEAGRRGSARTPALPSRLVRSVTEHLRTHAHRPFDPAELARLTGGPARAAVAGLRRAGTDPAAVLWRARLDGVRADLRASGDATSVGRIAGRWGFLRPGGFRVAYTRAFGEPPEQTAGR
- a CDS encoding SDR family NAD(P)-dependent oxidoreductase; the protein is MGTKDGTVAIVTGAGSGIGAATARRFAADGATVVLTGRTKEKLDDVVAGADPAVAERMHVLVADSSDEEAITHLVDEVASGFGRLDTLVNNAAVARPGTAEQTSTEQWRFVHAVDVDGVFFASRAAVPHLRTTRGSIVNVTSVSGLGGDWANVAYNSAKGAVVNLTRAMALDHGGEGVRVNAVSPSLTHTEMTEGMTGDEDLMARFADRIPMGRGGDPGEVADVIAFLAGPDARFVTGVNLPVDGGLSASNGQPRMS
- a CDS encoding AMP-binding protein, yielding MSLRSPYPDVEIPDVSLTEFLFVDGFGDRADAPAIVDGTTGDQLTYTEFHGLVEKIAGGLAARGIGTGDVVALFAPNLPQWAALFHGILRANGIVTSANSMYTGGELAHQLKDSGAKMVITVSPFLDRAVAGAKEAGLSEDVVLTIDATEGHDSLRDLVGSGAPAPELTTTATDTAVLPYSSGTTGLAKGVVLTHRNLVANLLQIQAMGDVTSETKIMAFLPFFHIYGMTVMMNQGLHARATVVTMPKFDLEQFLTITQDLQVDRLYIAPPVAVALAKHPIIDKFDLSCVKTVFSGAAPLDGELGRAVAKRLDCTVLQGYGMTELSPVSHCMPDDRGDLDLNSSGFALPNIECKLVDPESGKEVGVGERGELWVKGPNVMVGYLNNSEATDATKDADGFLHTGDIAVVDDEGVYSIVDRVKELIKYKGYQVPPAELEALLLTHDKIADTAVIGVKDADGEEVPKAFVVKQASGADLTEDDVMGFVAEKVAPHKKVRVVEFIDQIPKSASGKILRKDLRARENEKA
- a CDS encoding VOC family protein, coding for MATPWTITVDCADARLLAEFWSAALGYAPAPPPTGFESWEAWMVHHEVPADEWGDVAAISDPDGAGPRISFLRVDEPRTVKNRLHPDLQVSGGRHLPAELRGERLAAEARRLCALGARVVEEHLSPGSPHVDHLWMADPEGNDFCIV
- the mshA gene encoding D-inositol-3-phosphate glycosyltransferase — protein: MSERLPRRVAVLSVHTSPTEQPGTGDAGGMNVYVAQTAIRMARRGVQAEIFTRATSSEQPPTVELEPGATVRFVAAGPFEGLGKDDLPSQLCAFTAGVLRAEARHDPGWYDVVHSHYWLSGQVGWLARDRWGVPLVHSAHTLAKVKNAALAAGDTPEPRVRVIGEDQVVAEADRLVANTEIESKQLLDLYDADPRRTVTIPPGVDTDRFRPGDRAAARAELGLPAGAMVLAFVGRIQRLKAPDVLLRAAAELAARAPGLRERLVVLVAGGPSGSGLAEPTSLHELAAELGITDLVRFLPPRAGDELVTVYRAADVVAVPSHNESFGLVALEAQACGTPVVATRVGGLPVAVAEGRSGLLVTGHDISDWADALGELALDPGRREQMGRTAATHAHRFSWDRTTDALLGAYDEARTEFAARRRGDV
- a CDS encoding type III secretion system chaperone family protein, translated to MSDLEQRIGAALADSGAEHVHRGPGQWLVTLPGEARLQTQTWLILREQTLAVQAFVCRRPDENHEGVYRFMLLRNAKLYGVHYCLDRVGDIHLVGRLARHAVTADELDRVLGSVLEAADGDFNTFLELGFASSIRREYAWRSENGESTANLTAFEHLFR
- a CDS encoding GNAT family N-acetyltransferase is translated as MTADAPAPVRLGPSDAGEVLTLQRAAYVTEARAHDDLSLPPLTEELPAVREELGRASVTAWGVRDDRGRLGDAVTTVALFTGEHSAGNLRLYRRAGYVETHRAGAGTYELVHLTKARTSGST